The Synechococcus sp. RS9909 genomic interval ACCTGGTGAGCCTGGAGCAGCTGCTCGATGAAGTGGTCGAGGCCCGGCAGCTTGGGTCGGAGCGCTGTGGCGTGCTCGATGAGCAACTGCTGGCGCTGCTCACTCGCCTCAACTGGCCGGGTCTGCCCAGCGGCAGCGTCCACAGGGCCCAGGAGCGCCAGGCCCTGTTTGCTGCGCCGGCGTGGAGCCATTGTCTGGACCAGGTGGAGACCTATCTCTGTGAACTGAAGGAGGCACAGATCCGCACCGGCCTGCATCGACTCGGCGCGATGCCGGAACCCGACGCCCTGGTGGAACTACTGCTGGCGATCGGCCGCTGCCCCGGACCGGATCGCCCCGGCCTCACCCAGGCGATGGCCAGGCGGCTCGACCTCAGCTGTGATCCCTGGGCTGATGAGGATGGCCAGGCTCTCCACCCAAGCGATCAGGCCTGGTTGGAGGGCCATGGCGTGGAGCGGGCGCGACGCGTCGCCGATGCCGTCGACTGGTTGGAGCGTCAGGCCTCCACGCTGATTCAGCGGCTGATTGAGCCTGAGCACCTCAACCCGGCCGGCAGCCGAGCTCTCCATCCCGATCTGGAGCGCTGGCTGCTCGATGGCAGCGACCCCAGTCTGCTGCATCTGAGGCAGACGTTGATCCCCCGCCTGCGGGCCTGCGCCGATCGGGAGCGGGCGGGATTCCTCCATGCCATTGCCGGCGGCCGGATCGCCAGCGGTCCCTCCGGCGCGCCGACACGGGGGCGACCGGATGTGCTGCCCACTGGCCGGAATTTCTATTCAGTGGATCTACGCGGACTGCCGACGGAAGCCGCCTGGGATCTGGGCCGGCGCAGTGCTGAACAGTTGCTGGAGCTTTACCTGCTGGAGGAGGGGGAGCCCCTGCAGCATCTTGCCCTGTCGGTGTGGGGGACGGCGACGATGCGCAACGGCGGCGAGGACATCGCCCAGATGCTGGCCCTGATGGGTGTGAGACCGGTGTGGGATGGACCGACCCGGCGCCTGGTGGATCTGGAGGTGATTCCCCTCGCCCTGTTGCAACGCCCCCGCGTTGATGTGACGCTGCGGATCTCCGGCCTGTTCCGCGATGCCTTTCCCCAGCTGGTGCGCTGGGTGGATCGGGCGCTGGCGTTGGTGGCCGGCCTGGAGGAAGACGCCCACGACAATCCCCTGGCAGCCCGCAGCCGCGCGAGCGGTCGTCCGCCGCGGGTGTTCGGCTCCGCTCCCGGTGCCTATGGCGCTGGCCTGCAGGCCCTGATCGATTCAGGCCAATGGGAGGAGCAGGGCGACCTGGCCGACGCCTTCCTGAGCTGGAGCCGCTGGGCCTACGACGGGCAGGGGGAACCCCAGGAGGATCGAGAGGGCCTGGAGCGCAGCCTGAGCGAGGTGCAGGTGGTGCTCCACAACCAGGACAACCGGGAGCATGACCTGCTCGATTCCGACGATTACTACCAGTTCCAGGGCGGTCTGGCCGCTGCCGTGACGGCGGTGCGCGGCAGACCTGCCGCGCTCTGGTTCGCCGACCACTCCCGGCGGGAGCGGCTGCGCCTGCATCCGCTCGGCAAGGAGATCGACAAGGTGATGCGCAGCCGGCTGCTCAATCCCCGCTGGATCGAGGGCATGCGCGGCCATGGCTACAAGGGAGCCTTCGAGATGGCCGCCAGTCTCGACTACTTGTTTGCCTACGACGCCAGCAGCGGCGTGGTGCAGAACTGGTGTTATGCCGCCGTTCAGGACGCCTGGCTCGATGACAGCGAGAACCGGACGTTTCTGATCCGCCATAACCCCTGGGCCCTGCGCGACATGGCGGAACGCTTACTGGAAGCGGCTAACCGCCGGCTCTGGTCGGATGCGACTCCGGAGCGGCTGGAACGGCTGCGTCAGTTAGTGCTGGAAGCCGAGACGCGCGTGGAGCACGACGGCCTCAGGGAATGAGGCTCAGGTGTTGAGACTCAACTGTTGAGATCCCGCACCATGGCACGAAAGGGATCGATCGAGCCGGGAGCGGCCGACTGGGCGCTGCTGGGCTTGGACGCGCTGGCTTCCGGCTTCAGTTCCGTTTTGCGGGCCACGGGAGCGGCATCGGCTGCGGCCGGAGCGTTGACGCCCGACAGAGCGCTGCCTTTGAGGCGTTGATTCAGCTCCTGCTGACTCATCGGTTCAGCGAAGGTTTTCTTCACCGGTTTGGGCACGCCCTGGGTCACCGAGACGGTCGCCTCGGTTTTGCTCACGCCGCCGAGCCCCTCAGAGGCCACGTCCACCTTCAGGTCCATGGCATCCACCTCGGTCACCAGTTCCTTGCTGCCGGGGCTGTCGGCGGTGCCGGGGAAGGTGCGGCGGATCGTCTTCGCCTCACGCATGTAGCTGAGATCCCCCAGGGAGGTGGAGGTGTCGCTGTCGAGGAAGAAGGCGTCCTGCTTTTTCGCGGGCTTCGGCTGGGCCTGGCTGTTGTCGGTGCGCGGCGCTGCAGCGCGGGGATTCAGGAGACGATCGAAGAAACCCATGCCCGATCAACAGGAAGTGGAACGAACTTAGCGACCCTTGAGGTCGTGGCCGTGGGTATCGGTGCCACACGTACGCAAAAGGCCAAGGTTCTTCAACTGGGCATCGATCGCCTCGCACACCAGCGGTGTCGGGCTCCAATGCGGTTGCATGTCGTAGTCGTACCAGGCCTCGCCGCCATCGAAGCCCAGCTCAGCCGCCGCAGCGATCAGCTCGGGGTAACCGAGGCGATACCGGGCCGGATGGGCCAGCACCGCCAGCCCGCCAGCGGCATGAATCGCCTTGCGGACCGCCTCCGCCCGCAGCGGTTCTCCCACCGCCGCATCCCCCTGGCTGTAAACGTGCAGCGCCGGGTGATCGAGCTCGAAGCCCAGGGCCAGCACGTGCACCAGACAGCCGCGAAGCACGCAACTGATCTCCATGCCGCTCCAGAGGGTGGGCACCGCGTGGCCGGCGTCCAGCTCCCGCTCCAACCAGGCCTGCATCGGGCGGAACGCCGCTGCACTGTGGTGATCGGTGACGGCGAGATGCTGCAGGCCCTGATCGCGGGCCTGACGAATCAGGGCGTCGGGGGAGAGGCTGCCGTCGCTGCAAAGCGTGTGGCAGTGGAAATTGAGGGCGGCCGGGCAGCTCTCGGGGCCCACCGTTTCGAGGATGGACCTCAGGGGGTGGCGATCAGTGGCCATGGGCTTCGGCAGGCTCGGCTGCGAGGGCTTCGGCCTTGAGCCGCCGCCAGCGGGCATAGAACTGAATCGAGGCGGCCATGAACACCACCAGGGCGAACACGAACCAGGTGGCGGCGCCGGTCGGAAACTGGGTCTTGAACACCACCAGCATCACCACGATCACCAGAAGCAGGGTGGGGAGCTCGTTGAGGGCGCGCAGCTGGCGTCCGGTCCAACGGCAGTCGCCTCGTCGCAACTGCCCCATGAGGCGGTAGCAAAAGGCGTGATAGATGAGGAGTGCGGCGACGAACGCGAGCTTGGCGTGCATCCAGCCCTGATGCAGCCAACTGGGTTGCACCACCAGCAGGCCCACCGCCATCGATACCGCCACCACCATGCCGGGAGTGGTGATGATGTTGGCCAAGCGCCGTTCCATCAGGGCGTATTGCGTCTGGAAGGGCGTGCGCAACTCAGGGGCCAGCTCCTCCGCTTCCACGTGGTAGATGAACAACCGCACCAGGTAGAAGAGCCCGGCAAACCACACCACCACGCCCACGATGTGGAGGGTTTTGAACCAGAGGTATGCCTCGGGCGGCAGGGTCATGGGAGAAACGTCAACGCGGTGACCCTACGCAGCATTCAGGCCAGGCCGTCAAGAAACCGCTTGGCCCGCTCGCGAT includes:
- the cobN gene encoding cobaltochelatase subunit CobN — protein: MHRLSSVPGSDEGGEVVLVEQPTAPLLLLTSAQTDISTLARVLEAAEAAPWRDRIRALPLDALQHQAQIDHYLASTAADARLIVVRLLGGRGHWSYGFEQVLRWQEARSDRQLIVLAGTPDQDRALHGLSSVPEPLCDALAALMREGGPENLKRCLDALALLLAGEEPEASALEPLPMADPAPWQWQDTPGPRVGVILYRALARAGDTALAEALLSSLRRRGLVPRALWVSSLRDPVVQQGVLDLLQHQQVELVITTTAFASVQFEEAGLGSPLWDQLDRPVLQVLSSGRSRQVWADSSRGLDPLDLSLQVVLPELDGRITTRVGGFREQQQAHPSLATAVHVLEPNPTGLDWVVQHAEAWIALRRSSAHERRVALVLANYPIRNGRVANGVGLDTPASLHNALHWLQESGHNLGVVPVPATPEALMQALLRGRSNDPESHHRPALAHLPLRDYQAWWQHLPTAARQAVERRWGPPEQAVDLDRALDGSPGFAIHGLRFGHVVVLIQPSRGYDPDQLSDLHSPDLPPPHRYLAQYLWMRQVHGCQVMVHLGKHGSAEWLPGKAVGLSASCAPALALGPIPHLYPFIVNDPGEGSQAKRRGHAVILDHLTPPLGRAGSHGDLVSLEQLLDEVVEARQLGSERCGVLDEQLLALLTRLNWPGLPSGSVHRAQERQALFAAPAWSHCLDQVETYLCELKEAQIRTGLHRLGAMPEPDALVELLLAIGRCPGPDRPGLTQAMARRLDLSCDPWADEDGQALHPSDQAWLEGHGVERARRVADAVDWLERQASTLIQRLIEPEHLNPAGSRALHPDLERWLLDGSDPSLLHLRQTLIPRLRACADRERAGFLHAIAGGRIASGPSGAPTRGRPDVLPTGRNFYSVDLRGLPTEAAWDLGRRSAEQLLELYLLEEGEPLQHLALSVWGTATMRNGGEDIAQMLALMGVRPVWDGPTRRLVDLEVIPLALLQRPRVDVTLRISGLFRDAFPQLVRWVDRALALVAGLEEDAHDNPLAARSRASGRPPRVFGSAPGAYGAGLQALIDSGQWEEQGDLADAFLSWSRWAYDGQGEPQEDREGLERSLSEVQVVLHNQDNREHDLLDSDDYYQFQGGLAAAVTAVRGRPAALWFADHSRRERLRLHPLGKEIDKVMRSRLLNPRWIEGMRGHGYKGAFEMAASLDYLFAYDASSGVVQNWCYAAVQDAWLDDSENRTFLIRHNPWALRDMAERLLEAANRRLWSDATPERLERLRQLVLEAETRVEHDGLRE
- a CDS encoding PHP domain-containing protein — its product is MATDRHPLRSILETVGPESCPAALNFHCHTLCSDGSLSPDALIRQARDQGLQHLAVTDHHSAAAFRPMQAWLERELDAGHAVPTLWSGMEISCVLRGCLVHVLALGFELDHPALHVYSQGDAAVGEPLRAEAVRKAIHAAGGLAVLAHPARYRLGYPELIAAAAELGFDGGEAWYDYDMQPHWSPTPLVCEAIDAQLKNLGLLRTCGTDTHGHDLKGR
- the hemJ gene encoding protoporphyrinogen oxidase HemJ, with amino-acid sequence MTLPPEAYLWFKTLHIVGVVVWFAGLFYLVRLFIYHVEAEELAPELRTPFQTQYALMERRLANIITTPGMVVAVSMAVGLLVVQPSWLHQGWMHAKLAFVAALLIYHAFCYRLMGQLRRGDCRWTGRQLRALNELPTLLLVIVVMLVVFKTQFPTGAATWFVFALVVFMAASIQFYARWRRLKAEALAAEPAEAHGH